In Herbaspirillum seropedicae, a single window of DNA contains:
- a CDS encoding SIS domain-containing protein, giving the protein MLKEARSAADYVAVQLTRDQDRYAALGARLRAAPPANIVTVARGSSDHAATYCAYLIMARLGRIVASLPMSLVTLNHAPLQVRDALAIAVSQSGQSPDVVEPIRYFHAQGATTVALVNQADSPLASAAQWSLPLHAGVESSVAATKSFIASLVASALLTAHWQDDAALLNALAQLPDALRAACACDWSDAVQALTPADRIMVVGRGIGFPLALEAALKCKETCAIQAEAFSGAEIKHGPIALIEEGYPLLMFAIRGPSQAGMLALAAEMRVRGAKVLLAAPEDVVERDLTLPVAATPDLDPIVAIQAFYVMAAQLSAARGMDADRPRHLNKVTKTN; this is encoded by the coding sequence ATGCTTAAGGAAGCCCGCTCCGCCGCCGATTACGTGGCCGTGCAGCTGACCCGCGACCAGGATCGCTATGCCGCGCTGGGAGCGCGCCTGCGCGCCGCGCCACCCGCCAACATCGTCACGGTGGCGCGCGGCAGTTCGGACCATGCGGCGACCTATTGCGCCTATCTCATCATGGCGCGCCTGGGCCGTATCGTGGCCTCGCTGCCGATGTCGCTGGTCACGCTGAACCATGCACCCTTGCAAGTGCGCGATGCACTGGCCATCGCCGTCTCGCAATCAGGCCAGAGCCCGGACGTGGTGGAGCCGATCCGCTACTTCCACGCCCAGGGCGCAACCACGGTGGCGCTGGTCAACCAGGCCGATTCGCCACTGGCCAGCGCGGCGCAATGGAGCCTGCCATTGCATGCCGGGGTGGAGTCCAGCGTAGCGGCCACCAAGAGCTTCATTGCCAGCCTGGTCGCCAGCGCCTTGCTGACGGCGCACTGGCAGGATGACGCCGCGCTGCTGAACGCCCTGGCGCAGTTGCCCGACGCCTTGCGCGCCGCCTGCGCATGTGACTGGTCCGATGCGGTACAGGCGTTGACGCCTGCCGACCGGATCATGGTCGTGGGACGCGGCATCGGCTTCCCGCTGGCGCTGGAAGCGGCCTTGAAGTGCAAGGAGACCTGCGCCATCCAGGCCGAGGCCTTCAGCGGCGCGGAAATCAAGCACGGACCGATAGCCTTGATCGAAGAGGGTTATCCCTTGCTCATGTTCGCCATCCGCGGCCCCTCGCAGGCGGGCATGCTGGCCTTGGCCGCCGAGATGCGGGTACGCGGCGCCAAGGTCTTGCTGGCCGCGCCCGAGGATGTGGTGGAACGCGACCTCACCTTGCCGGTGGCGGCCACGCCGGACCTCGACCCCATCGTGGCGATCCAGGCCTTCTACGTGATGGCGGCGCAATTGTCGGCGGCGCGCGGGATGGATGCGGACCGGCCACGGCATCTCAACAAAGTCACAAAGACGAACTAA
- a CDS encoding LysR family transcriptional regulator: protein MLDRIHLSIVQEVERQGSLTAAAGVLHVTQSALSHSMKKLEQQLGTDIWLREGRHLRLTQAGQYLLAVANRVLPQLSLAEERLRQFAQGERGALRIGMECHPCYQWLLKVVSPYLAAWPDVDVDVKQKFQFGGIGALFGYEIDLLVTPDPLDKPGLVFEPVFDYEQVLVVASDHPLADVDYVKPRQLSNEVLVTYPVPVDRLDIYTQFLAPAGIVPRRHKTIETTDIMLQMVASGRGVAALPRWLVLEYAEQMEVVPVRLGKQGIAKHIYLGARESDVEIDYLRAFIDEARQAQA from the coding sequence ATGCTGGACCGCATCCACCTCTCCATCGTGCAGGAAGTCGAACGCCAGGGCTCGCTCACTGCCGCCGCCGGCGTGCTGCATGTCACGCAATCTGCGCTGAGCCACAGCATGAAGAAGCTGGAGCAGCAGCTCGGCACCGATATCTGGCTGCGTGAAGGACGCCATCTGCGCCTCACGCAAGCTGGCCAATACCTGCTGGCCGTGGCCAATCGCGTGCTGCCGCAACTGAGCCTGGCCGAGGAGCGCTTGCGCCAGTTCGCCCAGGGCGAGCGCGGCGCATTGCGTATCGGCATGGAATGTCACCCCTGTTACCAATGGCTGTTGAAGGTGGTCTCGCCCTATCTGGCGGCGTGGCCGGATGTGGATGTGGACGTGAAGCAGAAATTCCAGTTCGGCGGCATCGGTGCGCTGTTCGGCTACGAGATCGACCTGCTGGTCACGCCCGATCCGCTGGACAAGCCGGGCCTGGTGTTCGAGCCGGTGTTCGATTATGAACAGGTGCTGGTGGTGGCAAGCGATCATCCGCTGGCCGATGTCGATTACGTCAAGCCCAGGCAGTTGAGCAACGAGGTGCTGGTGACCTATCCGGTGCCGGTGGACCGGCTCGACATCTACACCCAGTTCCTGGCCCCGGCGGGCATCGTGCCGCGCCGTCACAAGACCATAGAGACCACCGACATCATGCTGCAGATGGTGGCCAGCGGGCGTGGTGTGGCCGCCCTGCCGCGCTGGCTGGTGCTGGAATATGCCGAGCAGATGGAGGTGGTGCCGGTGCGGCTGGGCAAGCAGGGCATTGCCAAGCACATCTACCTGGGCGCGCGCGAGAGTGATGTGGAGATCGATTACCTGCGCGCCTTTATCGACGAGGCGCGGCAGGCGCAGGCGTGA
- a CDS encoding DUF3300 domain-containing protein translates to MTTRNRSSAIIVSASLLGAVLALSACQKQDAPPPTAAGAPTAPTAAATPPYTPPTAEQLSQMVAPIALFPDKLVAQVLAGATYPDQVVAANQWLGQNSALKGDILQAAEDKQPWDVSVKSLTMFPAVLSQMAANPDWTRALGDAFVNDPNDVMNAIQALRLKAQQAGHLKSSPQLRVSTTERSTSTVRYETPQPVYAGAPVIAPPPQTIVIESSQPDTVYVPRYDPAVVYGAPVPVYPGYVYRPPSHVADEVVVGALSFGVGVFVGEAISHHSDWGWHDWGMHWGGPVQQDQPAVVYKNTSYVSHSTTVINRVTNNVIVNNNNRTVNNISNVNNVSNVNNVNNTRNVVNENRVDRRVTVNNVDQRREAVQAAPAAMSMPHFTASDARMGATPHAPAPQQMAALHEHVAPAAPEHASAQHDARVMAEEKKMAEERKMPPMQQMQKEAAKPAMTRMENKEAPAAHMTPPVAHAQPAPQREEKMSMPTHAASMQQHEAQAHAPAPHPPAQHAAEAHEVEKHEAQQHQAEKHEEQKHAADKHEAEKHEGEKREAQHHNG, encoded by the coding sequence ATGACAACAAGAAACAGATCTTCCGCCATCATCGTCTCGGCCTCGCTGCTCGGTGCAGTGCTGGCGCTCTCGGCCTGCCAGAAGCAGGATGCGCCGCCGCCCACGGCCGCCGGTGCGCCGACCGCCCCCACCGCCGCCGCCACGCCGCCTTACACGCCGCCGACCGCCGAGCAGCTTTCGCAGATGGTCGCGCCCATCGCCCTGTTCCCCGACAAGCTGGTGGCGCAGGTACTGGCCGGAGCCACCTATCCGGACCAGGTGGTCGCCGCCAACCAGTGGCTGGGACAGAACAGCGCGCTCAAGGGCGACATCCTCCAGGCCGCCGAAGACAAGCAACCCTGGGACGTCAGCGTGAAGTCACTGACGATGTTCCCGGCAGTGCTCTCGCAGATGGCCGCCAATCCGGACTGGACGCGCGCCCTGGGCGATGCCTTCGTCAACGATCCCAACGACGTCATGAACGCCATCCAGGCATTGCGCCTGAAGGCGCAGCAAGCCGGCCACCTGAAGAGTTCGCCGCAGCTGCGCGTCTCCACCACCGAACGCAGCACCAGCACGGTCCGCTACGAAACACCGCAGCCGGTCTACGCCGGCGCACCAGTGATCGCCCCACCGCCCCAGACCATCGTCATCGAATCCAGCCAGCCCGATACCGTCTATGTACCGCGCTACGACCCGGCCGTGGTCTATGGCGCACCGGTGCCGGTCTATCCCGGCTATGTCTACCGCCCGCCCAGCCATGTGGCCGATGAAGTGGTGGTCGGCGCGCTGTCCTTTGGCGTGGGCGTATTCGTGGGCGAAGCCATCAGCCATCATTCCGACTGGGGCTGGCATGACTGGGGCATGCACTGGGGCGGACCGGTGCAACAGGACCAGCCGGCGGTGGTGTACAAGAACACCAGCTATGTGTCGCATTCGACCACGGTGATCAATCGCGTCACCAATAATGTCATCGTCAATAACAACAACCGCACGGTCAACAACATCAGCAACGTCAACAATGTTAGTAACGTTAATAACGTCAACAACACCCGCAATGTCGTCAACGAGAACCGCGTCGACCGTCGCGTCACCGTCAACAATGTCGACCAGCGCCGCGAAGCCGTGCAGGCAGCCCCGGCGGCCATGAGCATGCCGCACTTCACGGCGAGCGACGCCCGCATGGGCGCCACCCCGCACGCTCCGGCGCCACAGCAGATGGCGGCGCTGCACGAGCATGTTGCGCCGGCTGCGCCGGAACACGCCAGTGCGCAGCATGACGCCAGGGTGATGGCCGAGGAAAAGAAGATGGCGGAAGAGAGGAAGATGCCGCCGATGCAGCAGATGCAGAAGGAAGCGGCCAAGCCTGCCATGACGCGGATGGAGAACAAGGAAGCGCCCGCCGCACACATGACGCCGCCGGTCGCTCATGCGCAGCCAGCGCCGCAACGCGAAGAGAAGATGAGTATGCCTACGCATGCCGCGTCGATGCAACAGCATGAGGCGCAAGCACATGCACCGGCGCCGCATCCGCCTGCGCAGCACGCGGCCGAAGCGCATGAGGTGGAAAAACATGAGGCGCAACAGCACCAGGCGGAGAAGCACGAGGAACAGAAACACGCTGCTGACAAGCATGAGGCTGAAAAGCACGAAGGTGAGAAGCGTGAGGCGCAGCATCACAACGGTTGA
- a CDS encoding type I restriction endonuclease subunit R: protein MTTFAKESDFEVALIDVLRQRGWGDADVIKNPTEADLLANWKQILFENNRAKDSLNEVPLTDSEMQQIMEQITALRTPLKLNGFINGKTVSITRDNPADSLHLGKEVSLKIYDRLEIAAGQSRYQIAQQPRYVRGSPLLNDRRGDLLLLINGMPVIHIELKKSSVPVSQAYNQIEKYSRENIFSGLFSLIQIFVAMEPAEALYFANPGPDSKFNKDYAFHWADYNNEPINDWKTFTASLLSIPMAHQLIGFYTVADESDGVLKVMRSYQYYAAHAISDKVAKTDWKNPDRLGGHVWHTTGSGKTMTSFKSAQLIANSKDADKVVFLLDRIELGTQTLQNYRNFAGDSNEVQATEYTEVLVKKLKSADPADTLIVSSIQKMSRLKDEEDGLKGDDLEKMRAKRIVFIVDECHRSTFGDMLIDIKESFPGAVFFGFSGTPIHKENIRKDNTTIDVFGGELHRYSIADGIRDKNVLGFDPYMVMTYRDKDVRQAVALVKAKAASPTEAFADPKKKKVFNRYMNEVPMAGHRDSSGVYQSGIEDHLPISQYECDEHRHAVVQDIANNWVTLSQGHKFHAILATSSIPDAIIYYRLMKAQCPQLKVTALFDPNINDDDGGCDPEFKTAGLVEIIGDYNATYGQTFDLGTHAGFKKDLAARLAHKRPYQRIEAEPEKRLDLLIVVNQMLTGFDSKWVNTLYLDKLLAYENIIQAFSRTNRLFGPDKPFGTIRYYRKPHTMKRNVAAAVKLYSGDKPIGLFADRLPINLERMNACFVEICAIFSAAGITDFSKLPDDLAARAAFAKQFNRFSAILEAARIQGFTWEKSVYEFGDDAKMQVTLTISHHQYLTLLQRYKELGGGSVGSGESIPFDIDSHITEIDTGKIDADYMNSRFAKFLKVLHGGDEQAKEATLAELHRSFTSLSQEDQRIAEIFLHDIQRGDVQIDPNRTFRDYLADYQAQAKNKEIEAIVEGLGIDASKLLALMNAKTTDVNLNEFGRFDALLATVDKQKAKAYFEAQEGKSIPAFKVNIKTENLLRMFIVHGDFALDVSNEKT from the coding sequence ATGACTACCTTTGCCAAAGAATCCGATTTTGAAGTCGCCTTGATCGATGTACTGCGCCAGCGCGGCTGGGGCGACGCGGATGTCATCAAGAATCCGACCGAAGCGGACTTGCTGGCGAACTGGAAGCAGATCCTTTTCGAGAACAATCGCGCCAAGGATAGCCTCAATGAGGTGCCGCTCACGGATAGCGAGATGCAGCAGATCATGGAGCAGATCACCGCACTGCGCACGCCGCTCAAGCTCAATGGCTTTATCAATGGCAAGACGGTATCGATCACCCGCGACAACCCGGCGGATTCGCTGCACTTGGGCAAGGAAGTGAGCCTGAAGATATACGACCGGTTGGAAATTGCGGCCGGGCAGAGCCGCTACCAGATCGCGCAACAACCGCGCTATGTGCGCGGCTCGCCGCTGCTCAACGACCGCCGTGGCGATCTGCTGCTGCTCATTAACGGTATGCCGGTGATTCACATCGAGCTGAAGAAAAGCAGTGTGCCGGTGAGCCAGGCTTACAACCAGATCGAAAAATATTCGCGCGAGAATATTTTCAGCGGGCTCTTTTCGCTCATACAGATCTTCGTGGCAATGGAGCCCGCCGAGGCGCTTTACTTTGCCAATCCAGGGCCAGACAGCAAGTTCAACAAGGATTACGCCTTCCATTGGGCGGACTACAATAACGAGCCTATCAACGACTGGAAGACCTTCACCGCCAGCCTGCTTTCTATCCCGATGGCGCATCAGTTGATCGGCTTTTACACCGTTGCCGATGAATCAGACGGTGTGCTGAAGGTAATGCGCAGTTATCAGTATTACGCTGCGCACGCCATCTCGGACAAGGTGGCCAAGACCGATTGGAAAAACCCGGACCGCCTGGGCGGCCACGTCTGGCACACCACGGGGTCGGGCAAGACCATGACGAGCTTCAAGTCGGCACAGCTCATCGCAAATTCTAAAGACGCGGACAAGGTAGTGTTCCTGCTCGACCGTATTGAACTGGGTACGCAAACGCTGCAGAACTACCGCAACTTCGCTGGCGATAGCAACGAGGTGCAGGCCACGGAATACACGGAAGTACTGGTCAAGAAGCTCAAGAGTGCTGACCCTGCTGATACGCTGATTGTGTCCTCCATTCAGAAGATGAGCCGCCTCAAGGATGAGGAGGATGGACTGAAAGGAGATGACCTGGAAAAGATGCGCGCCAAGCGCATCGTGTTCATCGTGGATGAATGCCATCGCTCCACCTTCGGCGACATGTTGATTGATATTAAAGAGAGTTTTCCCGGCGCGGTGTTTTTCGGCTTCAGCGGCACGCCGATTCATAAGGAAAACATCCGCAAGGACAACACCACGATCGATGTCTTCGGCGGTGAACTCCACCGTTACAGCATTGCCGACGGGATCCGCGACAAAAACGTCCTGGGCTTCGACCCCTATATGGTGATGACTTATCGCGACAAGGATGTACGGCAGGCCGTTGCGCTGGTAAAGGCCAAAGCTGCTTCACCCACAGAAGCCTTTGCCGACCCAAAGAAAAAGAAAGTCTTCAACCGCTACATGAATGAGGTACCGATGGCAGGACACCGGGATAGCTCCGGTGTTTATCAAAGCGGTATCGAAGACCATCTGCCTATTTCTCAGTATGAGTGCGACGAACATCGGCACGCGGTCGTTCAAGACATTGCCAATAATTGGGTCACTCTGAGCCAGGGTCATAAGTTTCACGCCATCTTGGCCACCAGCAGTATCCCAGACGCGATAATCTACTACCGGTTAATGAAGGCGCAGTGCCCACAATTAAAAGTCACTGCGCTCTTTGATCCGAATATCAATGACGACGACGGGGGATGCGATCCTGAGTTTAAGACTGCGGGTTTGGTCGAAATCATCGGAGACTACAACGCCACTTATGGGCAGACGTTCGACTTGGGCACGCACGCAGGCTTCAAGAAAGACCTGGCCGCGCGCTTGGCGCACAAAAGGCCCTATCAGCGAATTGAAGCTGAGCCCGAGAAGCGGCTCGATTTATTGATTGTGGTGAATCAGATGCTGACTGGCTTCGATTCAAAATGGGTTAACACGCTCTACCTCGACAAACTGTTGGCGTACGAAAACATCATTCAGGCGTTTTCACGCACAAACCGTCTGTTCGGGCCGGATAAGCCTTTTGGTACTATCCGCTATTATCGCAAGCCCCATACGATGAAGCGCAACGTCGCTGCCGCTGTGAAGCTGTATTCCGGTGACAAGCCGATTGGGCTCTTTGCTGATCGCTTGCCGATCAACCTTGAGCGGATGAACGCCTGTTTTGTCGAAATCTGCGCCATCTTCAGTGCAGCGGGCATTACGGATTTCTCTAAGCTACCCGACGATCTGGCTGCACGCGCAGCCTTTGCCAAGCAATTCAATCGGTTCAGCGCTATTTTGGAAGCGGCAAGAATCCAGGGCTTTACGTGGGAGAAATCAGTTTATGAATTTGGTGATGACGCCAAGATGCAAGTCACGCTGACTATCAGCCATCATCAATATCTGACGCTGTTGCAGCGCTACAAAGAGCTTGGTGGCGGTAGCGTCGGAAGTGGTGAGAGCATTCCCTTCGACATTGACAGCCACATCACCGAAATCGACACCGGCAAGATCGACGCCGATTACATGAACTCGCGCTTTGCGAAGTTTCTGAAAGTTTTGCATGGCGGGGACGAGCAGGCTAAGGAAGCCACGTTGGCCGAATTGCACCGCTCCTTTACGTCACTTTCCCAAGAAGACCAGAGAATTGCCGAGATTTTTCTGCACGACATCCAGCGTGGCGATGTGCAGATCGACCCCAATCGTACGTTTCGCGATTACCTTGCTGATTACCAAGCGCAAGCAAAGAACAAGGAAATCGAAGCCATCGTTGAAGGCCTTGGAATTGATGCGAGCAAGTTGCTGGCCTTGATGAACGCAAAAACGACCGACGTCAATTTGAACGAATTCGGCCGCTTTGATGCGCTGTTGGCAACGGTGGACAAGCAGAAGGCCAAGGCCTATTTTGAGGCGCAGGAAGGGAAAAGCATTCCTGCCTTTAAAGTGAATATCAAGACCGAAAACTTGCTGCGCATGTTTATCGTTCACGGTGATTTTGCGCTGGATGTGTCTAATGAGAAAACGTGA
- a CDS encoding restriction endonuclease subunit S — MTAQTGRKLPGIRFGAFSDDWDERELGELFPITSAARVHKNEWTKSGVPFFRSSDVVSHFKGEANVKAFVSVELYEELSAKVGRIKKGDILITGGGSIGIPFLVKNDDPLYFKDADLLWFKIREAVDSHYLFTFLSSAPFRQYLKSISHIGTIAHYTVEQAKGTPVMLPRYPEEQTKIGEYFRELDSLIGLHQRKHDKLAALKKAMLQKMFPQPGATTPEIRFKNFSGDWVEKTLAELCDLFTDGDWIESKDQSPSGIRLLQTGNVGINEFIDKADKARWISIDTFERLKCEEVFAGDILISRLPEPAGRACIVPKLLHRVITAVDCTIVRTAKNCDPAFLVQHCSLDSYFETVNDFLGGGTRQRISRSALGKFVVKVPDFEEQKKIGTYFRTLDELISKHASQLQKLQQIKSACLEKMFV; from the coding sequence ATGACGGCGCAAACTGGTCGCAAGTTGCCTGGAATTCGGTTTGGAGCGTTCAGTGACGATTGGGATGAAAGAGAGCTGGGTGAGCTGTTCCCAATTACATCTGCTGCACGTGTCCATAAAAATGAATGGACCAAATCGGGAGTCCCATTCTTCCGATCTAGCGATGTCGTCTCTCACTTCAAAGGCGAAGCCAATGTCAAAGCTTTCGTTTCCGTTGAACTTTACGAGGAGCTTTCCGCGAAGGTGGGGCGTATTAAAAAAGGCGACATCCTAATCACTGGTGGTGGCTCAATCGGTATTCCTTTTCTGGTCAAAAACGATGATCCGCTGTACTTCAAGGACGCAGATCTTCTTTGGTTCAAAATTCGTGAGGCGGTGGATAGCCACTATCTCTTCACCTTTCTTTCCTCGGCCCCATTTCGCCAGTACCTTAAAAGCATCAGTCACATTGGCACAATTGCTCACTACACAGTTGAGCAAGCTAAAGGTACACCTGTCATGCTCCCCCGCTATCCAGAAGAGCAAACGAAAATTGGCGAGTATTTCCGCGAGCTGGATAGTCTGATTGGGCTGCATCAGCGCAAGCATGACAAGCTGGCGGCACTGAAAAAAGCGATGCTGCAAAAGATGTTCCCGCAGCCCGGTGCGACCACTCCGGAAATTCGCTTCAAAAACTTCTCGGGGGATTGGGTAGAGAAGACTCTGGCGGAGCTTTGTGATCTATTTACAGACGGCGACTGGATAGAGTCAAAAGATCAAAGCCCAAGTGGAATCCGACTTCTGCAGACTGGAAATGTAGGCATTAACGAATTCATCGACAAGGCAGATAAAGCGCGATGGATTTCAATCGATACTTTTGAGCGTTTAAAGTGCGAGGAAGTGTTTGCTGGCGACATTCTGATCTCAAGATTGCCGGAGCCTGCTGGACGGGCGTGCATAGTTCCTAAACTTCTGCACAGAGTTATTACGGCAGTGGATTGCACGATAGTTCGAACGGCAAAGAACTGCGATCCTGCGTTCTTAGTGCAGCATTGCTCGCTGGATAGTTATTTTGAAACAGTTAATGATTTTTTAGGTGGCGGTACAAGGCAGCGCATTTCACGAAGTGCTCTTGGGAAATTTGTCGTCAAAGTCCCTGATTTTGAAGAGCAGAAAAAAATCGGCACCTATTTCCGCACGCTAGACGAGCTGATTTCCAAACACGCCTCCCAACTCCAAAAACTCCAGCAGATCAAATCCGCCTGCCTGGAAAAAATGTTTGTCTAA
- a CDS encoding type I restriction-modification system subunit M, producing MAADAGREPEKAVWSEPHIELYNREKFLNIGLTVNKQQLAAKIWASANQMRSKIEANEYKDYILGFIFYKYLSDKLERFAVSQDFSKEDIQGLSEDDEEIVNFFKSNLGYFISYPNLFSTWLALGGDFEVANVRVALSAFSRLIHPNHKRLFDGIFKTLETGLSKLGESAASQTKAISALLQLIKDIPMDGRQGYDVLGFIYEYLISMFAANAGKKAGEFYTPHEVSVLMSEIIAHHLKDRKTIQIYDSTSGSGSLLLNIGQAIAKHMVDKDNIKYFAQELKENTYNLTRMNLVMRGILPSNIVTRNADTLEDDWPYFDDQDPVNSYNPLYLDAVVSNPPYSQKWDPEHKEADPRYARFGLAPKSKADYAFLLHDLYHLKPDGIMAIVLPHGVLFRGGEEGAIRKTLIENNHLETIIGLPSNIFFGTGIPTIILVLRQKRESSDVLIVDASKGFAKEGKNNKLRACDIKKIADVVTGRLNVPGYSRLVPKAELQAKDYNLNIPRYVDSSEPAQSWDLYASMFGGIPQSELDALADFWTAFPALRTALFIDNGTPYVAPRVEALAKAIREHADVIRYGGAFNTAFADFTPWLRGALLEKMLALQIPQQEALISEEIFARLTPLPLIDKYQAYQILDDHWQPIAVDLEIIQTEGFAATRVVDPHYVIKKKDGKEVEVQEGWRGRIMPFELVQMIHHKRELDALREKENRLSEITASLEETLESFSEEDKANDTVNDAGDKFVPAAVAKEAKLLLAEVKKSGDVEPESYEAKIIQVAEWFAEEKNLKAAIKKEAEALHLKTKKTIEGLTDAQVHILLERKWITPFIDELHGLPDQQIDTLVRKLEVLVEKYRITYADNAHEIQQVETTLAGMIEQLDGSEFDLKGLAELKTLLAGN from the coding sequence ATGGCCGCAGACGCAGGGCGGGAGCCTGAAAAAGCGGTTTGGTCAGAACCCCATATAGAACTTTATAATCGGGAAAAATTTCTAAACATCGGACTTACTGTGAACAAGCAACAACTAGCGGCAAAAATCTGGGCATCCGCCAACCAGATGCGATCCAAAATTGAAGCCAATGAATACAAGGACTACATCCTGGGCTTCATTTTCTATAAGTACTTGTCGGACAAATTGGAGCGTTTTGCAGTCAGCCAAGATTTCAGCAAAGAGGATATTCAGGGGCTTTCCGAAGATGACGAAGAAATCGTCAACTTCTTCAAGAGCAACCTGGGTTACTTCATCTCTTATCCCAATCTGTTTTCGACTTGGCTGGCATTGGGTGGCGATTTTGAAGTCGCCAATGTGCGAGTGGCACTGTCTGCCTTTAGCCGTCTCATTCACCCGAACCACAAGCGGCTATTTGACGGCATCTTCAAGACGCTTGAAACTGGCTTGAGCAAGCTGGGCGAGTCCGCAGCCAGCCAGACCAAGGCGATCAGTGCGCTGCTGCAGCTCATCAAGGACATCCCCATGGATGGCCGCCAGGGCTACGATGTGCTCGGCTTCATCTACGAATATCTCATCAGCATGTTTGCCGCCAATGCGGGCAAAAAAGCGGGCGAGTTCTACACGCCGCATGAAGTGTCCGTGCTCATGTCCGAGATCATCGCGCACCATCTCAAGGATCGCAAGACCATCCAGATTTACGACTCCACCAGCGGCTCAGGCTCGTTGCTGCTCAATATCGGCCAAGCCATCGCCAAGCACATGGTGGACAAGGACAACATCAAGTACTTTGCCCAAGAGCTGAAAGAGAACACCTACAACCTCACCCGCATGAACCTCGTCATGCGCGGCATCCTGCCCAGCAATATCGTTACCCGCAATGCGGACACGCTGGAAGACGATTGGCCGTACTTCGACGATCAAGACCCGGTTAATTCCTACAACCCGCTCTACCTCGATGCCGTCGTCTCCAATCCGCCGTACTCGCAAAAGTGGGACCCAGAGCACAAAGAGGCTGATCCGCGCTACGCCCGCTTCGGCCTTGCGCCCAAGTCCAAGGCCGACTACGCCTTTCTGCTGCACGATCTCTATCACCTCAAGCCGGACGGCATCATGGCCATTGTCTTGCCGCACGGTGTGCTGTTCCGGGGCGGTGAAGAAGGCGCGATTCGCAAGACTCTGATCGAAAACAACCATCTCGAAACCATCATCGGTTTGCCGTCCAACATCTTCTTTGGCACGGGTATTCCCACCATCATCCTCGTGCTGAGGCAAAAGCGTGAAAGCAGTGATGTGCTGATCGTGGATGCCTCCAAGGGCTTTGCCAAGGAAGGCAAGAACAACAAACTGCGCGCCTGCGATATCAAGAAAATCGCCGACGTCGTGACCGGTCGCCTCAATGTGCCGGGCTATAGCCGCCTCGTTCCCAAGGCCGAGCTGCAAGCCAAGGACTACAACCTTAATATTCCGCGCTATGTGGATTCGTCTGAGCCAGCGCAAAGCTGGGACCTGTACGCCTCCATGTTTGGGGGCATTCCACAAAGCGAGCTGGATGCACTGGCCGATTTCTGGACCGCCTTCCCCGCTCTGCGCACAGCTCTGTTTATCGACAATGGCACGCCCTATGTGGCGCCACGGGTGGAAGCGCTTGCCAAAGCCATCCGCGAACATGCCGACGTAATACGCTACGGCGGTGCATTCAACACCGCCTTTGCCGATTTTACGCCCTGGTTACGCGGCGCGCTGCTTGAAAAAATGCTTGCCCTGCAGATTCCACAGCAGGAGGCGCTCATCAGCGAAGAAATATTCGCCCGCCTCACTCCGCTGCCGCTTATCGACAAATATCAGGCCTACCAGATCCTTGACGATCACTGGCAACCGATTGCGGTCGATCTGGAAATCATCCAGACCGAGGGTTTCGCGGCTACTCGCGTCGTTGACCCTCATTACGTCATCAAAAAGAAAGATGGCAAAGAAGTTGAGGTGCAAGAGGGCTGGCGGGGCCGCATCATGCCCTTCGAGCTGGTGCAGATGATCCACCACAAGCGAGAACTGGATGCGCTGCGCGAAAAGGAAAACCGTCTTAGCGAAATCACTGCCTCTCTTGAAGAAACCCTAGAGAGTTTCAGCGAAGAAGACAAGGCCAACGACACCGTCAACGATGCCGGGGATAAGTTCGTCCCGGCTGCTGTGGCCAAAGAAGCGAAGCTCTTGCTCGCCGAGGTAAAGAAATCCGGCGATGTCGAGCCTGAATCTTATGAGGCAAAAATCATCCAGGTCGCCGAATGGTTCGCCGAAGAGAAAAATCTGAAAGCAGCCATCAAGAAAGAGGCCGAAGCTCTGCACCTCAAGACCAAGAAAACGATTGAAGGACTGACTGATGCGCAGGTCCACATTCTGCTAGAACGCAAGTGGATTACTCCTTTCATTGATGAACTCCACGGCCTGCCCGACCAGCAGATTGATACCTTAGTCCGCAAGCTCGAAGTCCTCGTGGAAAAGTATCGCATCACCTACGCCGACAATGCCCACGAGATCCAACAGGTCGAAACCACGCTGGCGGGCATGATTGAACAATTGGACGGGAGCGAGTTCGACCTTAAAGGCCTTGCAGAACTGAAAACTTTGCTGGCAGGGAATTGA